The following DNA comes from Cucumis sativus cultivar 9930 chromosome 7, Cucumber_9930_V3, whole genome shotgun sequence.
TCTTTCCCACTGACAAGTCCAGCTCTAGCAGCTTCTTCAGGGGTCTCAGGAAAGCCAAAAGCTGCCCCACCATCTATTGATCTAAACAACTGAACGTTCCAGGTGTCATGGTCGTCTGGGTACATAACAGGAGATGGAGGAACAATTATTTCATCAAGATCACGTAGCTGCAGAAGTACATCCTTCCCACCTTGTTTCTTCCACCTTTGctcaaaattgaacaaaacatCCCAGGCAATGGGCCCTTCAAGTCGGGAATGGATATCATGCCAAGGTTCCCTCGGTCCACCTTTTGTTATTGATGCACCAGTAAAATTTGGTTGATGGAAATCGTCGTGATGTGCAGTATCCAATGTCCTGAAAAGGGAGTGAAAGGGTGTGTCATACCTGCCATCACAGAGATCAATGCCACCAACAAAACTCACAATTCTCCTCTTATCCGAATCTCCATTTGGCATTGGGCTATCCACCACCACAATCTTCTGGTGATGAGTGAACATGGTAGAGATTTGTAGATCTTGAACAATGCTTCCACCATCATCGGGATTACGAGGGCACAACACGCAGTGCACATCAGTATCTTGGAAGTAACGTTCAGTTTCTTCATCGTGAGTAGCCATCAAACcatcttttttaagtaaacCGACTGATGTTCTGTCATCCCAGACAAGCATAAGAACTCTAACCCCTTCACTTGCTTTGTTCTTAAGCAGTTCACCAAGCATGGTGTCTCCTCCAGGCTTTGGTCTCCTGGAGTCCCTTACCAAGGCAATTTCTGTATAAACAGACCATCCTGTGATGTAGATCATGTGCTTGGCATTTTTTATGGCATCGAAAATATCTTCCCAACATCTGGCGGGAGCATAATTTTTTCCTCCAGCGAGAGGTATTTTAGGAATAAAATTATCGGGTACATGAGCATCTTGATACAAAGAGACCTTACAACCTTGTCTCTGAGAGTAATATGTATAAGGGACTCCAGGAAATTTACGACTTCTTATACCACGACCCCAATTGCGATCTTTAGTAACACTGAAGTATTGAAGTTTGACATGAATCTTTGATTCCTCTTCAATaggattttgattttcatctaAGATTGGAACCCATTTGTCAACTTCCTCCCCGTCTACGATGTCTTCCACAGGTACGTATGCACGTCCAATCAAAGTTGCACCAATGGGATTGTCATCCTTCACGGTGAAGATAACATTTGATGCCTTATGGGCACAGTAAATGTGAAAAGATTCATTCCATTTTGGATTAGAAGGATCAGATTCCAATATTCGTGTCCTCCCAACCCTAGCCTTTTCTAAATCTATAGTGGCATACAGTTTGGTTTGTCCTTTGCCAATTCCGACAGCCTCCTCAAAGTTTTGCCTTAACTGCAATAAATGTCTCTCCAGTaaaccatttgaatgaaagaaaatcaaaagaatatGCTGAAAAATAAGAATGACATTTTAACACAGTATAAATGTTGCCTTGTCTCCAGCCAGCCCATTTTGTTGGAAATAACTTTGATTCACACCAAAAGAAGGCATATTCTCAAATCAACTACACATAAACTATAACCTTAAAATATTATGTACAACGTAACAATCTCTTTACATAttcttaagaatattaaaaagaacatTTAAATCTCTGAAAACCCAGATctaaaattgcataaaaatcatttatttattttatcccataatttaaaaacaaaaaaattattcacaGTATGCACAGATCAGAAACTATTCACGAATGAGAAATATGGCTAACAATGAACTTCCTAACATTTGGTCGATTAGAAACTTAACGCAGAGGAGTTTTACCATTATATCCAGCCAATAAgtgtaataatttatttatcaaaacgaGATACCAGGAAACATAATTGCAATTGCGAAGTGATGCGAATGGCAAGGTCAGACTACCATTTTAGCAATTCATCACAAAAGCAAGAAATAACATACAGAAGCAGAGGAAACCATCGATAATCGATTCAGAACAAAATTCAAGCGTTTGTAGTTTTCCTAATTCCCTCAAATTCAACTTCATCCACAGATCAGAAAACTTCATCAAGATCACACTCACTTACAGCAGAAAAGTCAACCAAATACtcatagtaaaaaaaaaaaaaaactacaaatcggcaaaagaaccaaaatagaaaaagaaaattaaatccaGAAGTGGATATGTACCATGCTGAAGACATTGGATGAACCACCAGTATGCAACCTGTCGATTTCATAGATAGTGGCGTGAAGCGTTCCGTGAAGCGAAGTTCCTTCCATTGTCACCTACAGAGCCGAAAACAAGTTAAATCCAGTgaagaaaacatcaaatacaaaaacagATAGAGGATCAGAACTAATAAACAGAAACAGAGAGTAATAGAATGTGTAACGTAACAACTCCGGATCTGTTGAGAAACGAAGGTGATGGATGAATTGAAGTGAAAGAAGAGATAGAGTAAGAGAGAGAGTAAGGAAATGAAACGAACTTGGATTTGCAGAGAGAAAGAGTGGAAGCTGAGTGCGTGGGAGAGAGGATTGATTGAAGAAATGGAATGAAAATCAGATCAGATCTGATATGATATTGAGAATTGAAGatggaattaaaaaaagagattagaattggaaaaagaaagcGATGGAAATGTGTGAATGAGAGAAAGTCAAGAAACACGAACGATCCGCGAAAGAAGCTCAATGTAAAGCTCCTCAAACTCTTACTCTCCCCCACGAGGAGACGGTGAACACGGAATAGacatccatttcttttttgttaaataaacatatttgatttattttctttcttgctttTTTAGAACgttcaaaactttaaattatatcattttcccttttttcccATCTCagtaattattttacataccaaaatcatttaaaatatttataaaattaaattaaatatcatccTCCTAcaatacacaaaaataaacatttatcaattattgatgactaTCATATGATATACATTTAGAGATGTTTATCAGTTATCACGATCTATCTATTATAGACAGAtggtaaaattttgttgtatttataaataattttgtttattttaacgtatttaaaaaaatttaattataaaaaaataattaattgtatggATTTTAATcgttaaatttttgtaaatatatctATTTGGACTTTCTATTACGTTAcgttcaaataaatatatttataatttaaaattttgtaaacattttaatttaaattacaatttttttaccgtaaaatctcaaattttttaaaaccattagAATTTGTTAAGACTGagcaaaaataagaaaaaatatactaagtgtcaaagaaagaaatattagGTGTTTAGAGGTTAGGATGGGCGGCCAAGGGCCATtaaataacctctaaatgaTACTCTTTGGACGTTTTGATATAGATGTTAGACGGCCAAAGTATGAAAATAACCTCTAAAAGAAGACATGAACATTTAAGGATGCATGGTTGATTAGAGGTGAATGACTTTCGCTAACATCATGTCAGATCACAAACCAAGCAAGTAAATACTTGGGATGGGGTGTGACATTTACTGTAAGAACCTTTCATgcacaaataattattaatcattttcattttattaatttgacaATTAAAGAATAATGCATTGACtgttattcatttatttataatttagaacttttattaatttaatggaatatatttttgtaacttataaaatatgataaaaccAAAATGTTAGGAAATagatcaatatatttttttaaatgatataaagagataatgtttatttataattattatgatgGTGAATGTGGTGATAGCATGGGGCCTTCATAAATGTCCTCTCTCAATTTCAATTGCCTTAATTTTGTGATCTTTTATATTACCTTCCAAACCGGTTACCGGTATTTGTGGACTATTTCTTAAATGGACAATAAAGGACGGCATCACATTTCAACCGACGCGTACTTATTTatatcatcttcttttttttaattaaccaaaCGCGGGAATAAAGATATTTTGTATGATTAGAACATTTAAATTCTCATTAAGTTTACTTAATCCATGTCCAATTtacaaacaaatttcaattatgttataaagttcaatataaaaaaatttatattactgcttttta
Coding sequences within:
- the LOC101206113 gene encoding phospholipase D alpha 1 (The RefSeq protein has 1 substitution compared to this genomic sequence) — protein: MEGTSLHGTLHATIYEIDRLHTGGSSNVFSMLRQNFEEAVGIGKGQTKLYATIDLEKARVGRTRILESDPSNPKWNESFHIYCAHKASNVIFTVKDDNPIGATLIGRAYVPVEDIVDGEEVDKWVPILDENQNPIEEESKIHVKLQYFSVTKDRNWGRGIRSRKFPGVPYTYYSQRQGCKVSLYQDAHVPDNFIPKIPLAGGKNYAPARCWEDIFDAIKNAKHMIYITGWSVYTEIALVRDSRRPKPGGDTMLGELLKNKASEGVRVLMLVWDDRTSVGLLKKDGLVATHDEETERYFQDTDVHCVLCPRNPDDGGSIVQDLQISTMFTHHQKIVVVDSPMPNGDSDKRRIVSFVGGIDLCDGRYDTPFHSLFRTLDTAHHDDFHQPNFTGASITKGGPREPWHDIHSRLEGPIAWDVLFNFEQRWKKQGGKDVLLQLRDLDEIIVPPSPVMYPDDHDTWNVQLFRSIDGGAAFGFPETPEEAARAGLVSGKDNIIDRSIQDAYINAIRRAKNFIYIENQYFLGSCFGWSPDNIKPEDIGALHCIPRELSLKIVSKIKAGERFTVYVVVPMWPEGLPESGSVQAILDWQKRTLEMMYKDVIEALRDQGIEEDPRNYLTFFCLGNREVKRSGEYEPSEAPEEDSDYLRAQQARRFMIYVHTKMMIVDDEYIIVGSANINQRSMDGARDSEIAMGAYQPYHLSAHEPARGQVHGFRMALWYEHLGMLDETFLRPESEECVAKVNRIADKYWDMYSSESLERDLPGHLLRYPIGITSEGEVTELPGFECFPDTKARILGTKSDYLPPILTT